The Psychrobacter sp. LV10R520-6 genome includes a region encoding these proteins:
- a CDS encoding LysE family translocator, with amino-acid sequence MSWHLLAVFFASTFFISATPGPNMLLAFQYGLNYGVKRTLWTLAGLSLGLFILLLSTLLGLDVISRQSPWLLTVIKTIGALYLVYLGVSSWRDAADNSSLMDDASAMSAEVNAELTVNSGKSDIPSPRSLSSAAVKSAPSDWILFRTGMWVSLSNPKAILFFAAFFPKFINFSAPLWPQYILLTLGLFLSETTWQLIYTLGGKKLAGWLDVGERLAWLNRGCGVIFILIAAALLVDVVSGFMA; translated from the coding sequence ATGTCTTGGCATCTGTTGGCAGTATTTTTTGCAAGTACGTTCTTTATTTCAGCAACCCCTGGCCCAAATATGTTGCTGGCGTTTCAATATGGTTTGAACTACGGGGTCAAGCGCACGCTATGGACGCTTGCCGGGCTGAGCCTAGGTTTGTTTATCCTGCTACTCTCTACGCTACTGGGTCTGGATGTCATCAGTCGACAGTCACCGTGGCTGCTGACTGTGATTAAGACCATCGGGGCGTTGTATCTAGTATATTTGGGTGTCAGCTCATGGCGCGATGCGGCAGACAATAGCAGTTTGATGGACGATGCCAGTGCCATGAGTGCAGAGGTTAACGCTGAGCTGACAGTGAACTCTGGTAAGTCTGATATTCCTTCACCGCGCTCGTTATCTAGTGCCGCAGTCAAGTCGGCTCCCAGTGATTGGATACTATTTCGAACAGGTATGTGGGTATCGCTATCTAATCCGAAGGCAATTTTATTTTTTGCCGCCTTTTTTCCTAAATTCATTAATTTCAGTGCGCCACTATGGCCACAATATATCCTACTAACTTTAGGACTGTTTTTAAGTGAGACGACATGGCAGCTTATCTATACCCTTGGTGGCAAAAAGCTAGCGGGATGGTTAGATGTCGGTGAGCGCTTGGCATGGCTCAATCGGGGTTGTGGGGTGATATTTATTCTAATTGCCGCCGCCTTATTGGTTGATGTTGTGAGTGGTTTTATGGCTTGA
- the argE gene encoding acetylornithine deacetylase has translation MAFKNSDNQPKSITSYPERSIDWITRLIGFDTVSRHSNLALINDVQAYCEHLGLTVAVTFNKAKNKANLFVTVPAGENAEIVNGGLVLSGHTDVVPVDGQEWTSEPFTAQIRGTRLYGRGACDMKGFIACALTLLPQAALLSKNGRLRRPLHLALSFDEEVGCLGAPLILADLKARGITPEYCIVGEPTNMTMVVAHKGIAVYRCRVHGKSAHSSLIAQGVNAISYASRLVGYVDTLAEELSGRDGDLNDGDALFDVPYSTLSVGTIHGGTATNIVPNLCEFTFDYRNLPHMTQEDILAPIQAKVAELTAQMQARAPETGIELFQEVGVPAMTDDDSAELQQLISSLVADDKRHKVAYATEGGQFTNAGIPTIICGPGSIEQAHKADEYVELSEIERCNGFLQRLLQSCC, from the coding sequence ATGGCTTTCAAAAATAGCGACAATCAACCCAAATCCATCACGTCTTATCCCGAGCGAAGTATTGACTGGATCACACGTTTGATTGGTTTTGATACTGTCAGTCGACATTCAAACTTGGCGTTAATTAATGATGTTCAAGCTTATTGTGAGCACCTAGGGTTGACAGTAGCAGTGACCTTTAATAAGGCAAAAAATAAGGCCAATTTATTTGTCACGGTACCAGCAGGGGAAAACGCTGAAATAGTTAATGGCGGCTTAGTGCTGTCTGGTCATACCGATGTGGTGCCAGTTGATGGTCAAGAATGGACGTCTGAGCCATTCACCGCTCAGATTCGTGGGACTCGGCTATATGGGCGTGGCGCTTGCGATATGAAAGGCTTTATTGCTTGCGCGTTGACTTTATTACCACAAGCAGCCCTGTTGTCTAAAAATGGTCGGTTGCGTCGTCCGCTACATTTGGCATTATCGTTTGATGAAGAAGTCGGCTGCTTAGGTGCACCATTAATATTGGCAGACCTAAAAGCGCGTGGTATCACACCGGAGTATTGTATCGTTGGTGAACCAACTAATATGACTATGGTAGTGGCACACAAAGGCATCGCCGTATATCGCTGCCGCGTACATGGGAAATCGGCGCATTCGTCATTGATTGCGCAAGGTGTCAATGCCATCAGTTATGCCAGCCGTTTGGTTGGCTATGTTGATACCTTAGCTGAAGAGTTAAGTGGCCGTGACGGCGATCTTAATGATGGGGACGCGCTGTTTGATGTGCCATATTCAACCTTATCAGTAGGCACCATACATGGCGGTACAGCAACCAATATCGTGCCCAATTTGTGTGAGTTTACCTTTGATTATCGTAACTTGCCGCACATGACCCAAGAGGATATCTTAGCGCCGATTCAAGCTAAAGTCGCTGAGCTAACCGCGCAGATGCAAGCACGTGCGCCTGAGACCGGTATTGAGCTATTTCAAGAAGTAGGTGTGCCAGCGATGACTGATGATGACAGCGCTGAGCTACAACAGCTGATATCGTCACTGGTGGCAGATGATAAGCGTCATAAGGTTGCCTATGCAACTGAAGGTGGGCAGTTTACTAATGCGGGCATTCCCACGATTATCTGTGGACCTGGCAGCATTGAGCAGGCGCACAAAGCAGATGAGTATGTGGAGCTGAGCGAGATTGAGCGCTGTAATGGCTTCTTACAGCGCTTATTACAAAGCTGCTGTTAA
- a CDS encoding UPF0149 family protein encodes MNDNISGWNTWAEAFDEWTDVSISEVHGLMTGLMTACNAPDEQGWVTVFDELSFAPLPEPALTLLTEEAEDTVFQLKDKEDAYSFMPLIPDDEHDLYERVMALKQWANGFMTGFGITDCGLTAEENEMLMDLAKIGAIRLEDDEDFEGGEESYLYIYEFARMVPVSFATRQRKHVKDLALISGLKMDAKTTKERQAQGKMPKPMPPVVDVMNQNNPS; translated from the coding sequence ATGAATGATAATATCTCTGGCTGGAACACATGGGCTGAGGCGTTTGATGAGTGGACTGATGTGTCTATTAGTGAGGTGCACGGCTTGATGACAGGTCTTATGACCGCCTGTAATGCCCCTGATGAGCAAGGCTGGGTAACGGTTTTTGATGAACTCAGCTTTGCGCCACTTCCGGAGCCTGCGCTCACATTACTGACTGAAGAAGCCGAAGATACGGTGTTTCAGCTAAAAGATAAAGAGGACGCCTATTCCTTTATGCCGCTGATACCGGATGACGAACATGACTTATACGAGCGTGTGATGGCATTGAAACAGTGGGCTAATGGCTTTATGACTGGCTTTGGTATTACTGATTGCGGTCTGACTGCTGAAGAAAACGAGATGCTCATGGATTTAGCCAAGATTGGTGCTATCCGTCTTGAAGATGATGAGGATTTTGAAGGCGGTGAAGAGTCTTATCTTTATATTTATGAGTTTGCACGCATGGTACCCGTTAGTTTTGCTACCCGTCAGCGTAAGCATGTCAAAGATTTAGCATTGATTTCAGGGCTAAAAATGGATGCAAAAACCACCAAAGAGCGTCAAGCGCAAGGTAAAATGCCAAAACCCATGCCACCAGTGGTTGATGTAATGAATCAAAACAATCCATCGTAG
- the zapA gene encoding cell division protein ZapA, which yields MTDNNSNSDQNSPLENKKAAAPADQTKRTLPQNVTPNKINAEQATTGSSTPATKTPEPQMKKVDIAIAGITYAIFCPINEEEELRSAVYYINNFVLDIKREAPNLGQENLLVLCCLNLYEKINAHKKTNEDQRHESKEADALLSKIMKDAQSVL from the coding sequence ATGACCGACAACAATAGCAACTCTGATCAAAACTCGCCGCTTGAAAACAAAAAAGCGGCCGCACCCGCGGATCAAACTAAGCGCACCCTGCCCCAAAATGTCACTCCCAACAAGATAAACGCCGAACAAGCAACAACGGGTAGCAGCACACCAGCTACTAAAACCCCTGAACCACAAATGAAAAAAGTCGATATTGCCATTGCTGGGATAACTTATGCAATTTTCTGTCCTATTAATGAAGAAGAGGAACTACGTTCAGCCGTCTATTACATTAATAACTTTGTTCTGGATATCAAAAGAGAAGCGCCAAACTTAGGCCAAGAAAATCTACTGGTATTATGCTGCTTAAACTTATATGAAAAAATAAATGCTCATAAAAAGACCAATGAAGATCAGCGTCATGAGAGCAAGGAAGCTGATGCATTATTAAGCAAAATCATGAAAGATGCACAGTCTGTTTTATAA
- a CDS encoding IS110 family transposase, with amino-acid sequence MTQYIGIDISKAKLDLAWLKDIEKPKVKTKVFKNDSTDFLKLIDWLKSNVTEDLSDIHIILEATGVYHENIAYYLYDQGLSVSIVNPAFVRSYADSLGSRHKTDKQDSILLARYAHSAKPNLWTPPPAEARHLKSLLSRLDALQQDLMREQNRQEKADATDTAVIVKTSIEQMISALKEAIANLNDDIDTHIEDHPNLKQDQVLLQTIKGVGPATSRQMLSLMHNKSFTKASQAAAFLGLIPKQVQSGQFRGKTRLAKNGSSAIRAKLYMAAVVSTRWNPDIKAQYERLLANGKCKMQAICAAMRKLVHICFGVLKHQMPYQPQIAKTAA; translated from the coding sequence ATGACACAGTATATTGGAATAGACATCAGCAAAGCCAAACTTGATCTTGCTTGGCTTAAAGATATCGAAAAACCTAAAGTTAAAACCAAAGTCTTTAAGAACGACAGTACCGACTTCTTAAAGTTGATTGACTGGCTCAAATCCAACGTGACTGAAGATTTGAGCGACATTCATATCATCTTAGAGGCCACTGGCGTCTATCATGAGAACATCGCCTACTACCTGTATGACCAAGGGCTATCCGTTAGTATCGTTAATCCTGCCTTTGTCAGAAGCTATGCGGATAGCTTAGGCTCTCGTCATAAAACAGACAAACAAGACAGTATTCTACTAGCGCGTTACGCCCATAGTGCCAAACCTAATCTATGGACACCGCCGCCGGCTGAAGCCCGTCATTTAAAGTCCCTGCTATCTCGCCTAGATGCTTTGCAACAAGACCTAATGCGTGAGCAGAACCGTCAAGAGAAAGCGGATGCCACGGATACTGCTGTTATCGTTAAAACCTCTATTGAACAGATGATTAGTGCCCTAAAAGAGGCTATAGCTAATCTCAACGATGACATTGATACTCATATAGAGGATCATCCTAACCTTAAACAAGACCAAGTACTGCTTCAGACAATTAAAGGCGTTGGTCCTGCCACCTCAAGACAGATGCTGTCCTTAATGCACAATAAAAGCTTTACTAAAGCCTCGCAAGCGGCAGCATTCTTAGGACTGATACCCAAGCAAGTGCAGTCCGGTCAGTTTAGAGGTAAAACCCGCTTGGCTAAAAATGGTTCTAGTGCTATTAGAGCTAAGTTGTACATGGCAGCAGTAGTCTCAACCAGATGGAATCCTGATATAAAAGCTCAATATGAGCGCCTCTTAGCTAATGGTAAGTGTAAGATGCAAGCCATTTGTGCTGCCATGCGAAAACTTGTCCATATCTGCTTTGGTGTGTTAAAACACCAGATGCCTTATCAGCCTCAAATAGCCAAAACTGCTGCTTGA
- the glyS gene encoding glycine--tRNA ligase subunit beta: MSSILFELGCEELPPKSLKTLRDALQASVTAQLIEADISFDSMKAFAAPRRLALQIQGIADKQPDRAEQKRGPAIKAAFDAEGNPSRAAMGFAKGLGIEASQLITLNTDKGDYVGYEQTVHGKATAELLPAIFQTALDNLPIAKRMRSGASRDEFVRPVQWVVLMQDDTVIDGVIQGHQTDQQTRGHRFHSPDYHTINHADDYESLLDSLKVIADFDKRQMLIKNQVKALSDQVNADAIVPQDLLDEVTALVDFPIALRASFEPRFLQVPQEALISTMQADQKYFCLTDKDGKLQPYFIFITNIESKDPNQIIEGNEKVVRPRLADAEFFFLQDQKQPLFALTESLKTRVFQDQLGTIWEKSERIAKLSAFIAALLQQQGQQIDIDETARAAMLSKADLASSLVGEYPELQGIAGTYYARLNNEPEAVAASLEEQYLPKFSGDVLPQTPIGICLALADRLDTLVGIFAIDQAPTGSKDPFSLRRSAIGILRILIEKQLPINLVALVEQAIKNYVSAEGSKISKMGDTFTKVMAFLNSRYRAMYTEQGVSVDTIQAVQAINPHMPLDFDQRIRAVQAFSELPQAEQLADSNKRVANILAKSEGEVVDSVDESLLSEPAEQALYSAVRQAQTDVTPLLEKANYTQVLQTLVSLDEPLTQFFDSVMVNSDDAALKNNRLALLKQLRALFLTVADISELQL, encoded by the coding sequence ATGAGTAGCATTTTATTTGAACTGGGGTGTGAAGAGTTGCCCCCAAAGAGTCTAAAAACCTTACGTGATGCGTTACAAGCGAGCGTCACCGCACAATTAATTGAAGCTGATATCAGCTTTGATAGTATGAAAGCCTTTGCCGCGCCGCGCCGTTTGGCATTACAGATTCAAGGTATTGCTGATAAGCAGCCAGATCGCGCCGAGCAAAAACGTGGCCCTGCGATTAAAGCTGCCTTCGATGCTGAAGGCAATCCTTCTCGTGCTGCAATGGGTTTTGCTAAAGGGTTGGGTATTGAAGCGAGTCAGCTGATTACTCTTAATACCGACAAAGGCGATTATGTCGGCTATGAGCAAACCGTTCATGGTAAGGCGACCGCTGAGTTGCTACCTGCTATCTTCCAAACGGCCCTCGATAACCTACCAATTGCTAAGCGTATGCGTTCTGGTGCGAGCCGAGATGAGTTTGTGCGTCCTGTCCAGTGGGTAGTATTAATGCAAGACGACACAGTCATCGATGGTGTTATTCAAGGTCATCAGACAGACCAACAGACACGTGGACATCGTTTCCATAGCCCGGACTATCATACTATCAATCACGCTGACGACTATGAGTCACTATTAGACAGTCTAAAAGTCATCGCTGATTTTGATAAGCGTCAAATGCTGATCAAAAACCAAGTCAAAGCACTGTCAGACCAAGTTAATGCTGATGCGATTGTGCCGCAAGATTTATTAGATGAAGTTACGGCGTTGGTTGATTTTCCGATTGCATTACGAGCAAGCTTTGAGCCGCGCTTTTTACAAGTACCGCAAGAAGCGCTGATCTCAACCATGCAAGCGGATCAAAAGTACTTTTGTCTCACTGATAAAGACGGTAAGTTGCAGCCTTATTTTATCTTTATTACTAATATTGAATCCAAAGATCCCAATCAAATTATTGAAGGCAATGAAAAGGTCGTTCGTCCGCGTCTGGCGGATGCTGAGTTCTTTTTCTTACAAGATCAAAAGCAGCCTTTGTTTGCGTTGACTGAAAGCCTAAAAACCCGTGTGTTCCAAGATCAATTGGGTACTATTTGGGAGAAGTCTGAACGTATCGCTAAGCTTTCTGCCTTTATCGCCGCGCTTTTGCAACAGCAAGGTCAGCAGATTGATATTGATGAGACCGCCCGTGCTGCCATGTTATCCAAAGCGGATTTGGCAAGCTCGCTGGTTGGTGAGTATCCTGAACTGCAAGGTATTGCTGGCACCTATTATGCGCGCCTTAATAATGAGCCTGAAGCGGTTGCCGCAAGCTTAGAGGAGCAGTATCTACCGAAATTCAGTGGTGATGTACTGCCGCAAACGCCTATCGGAATATGTCTAGCACTCGCCGATCGCTTGGATACTTTAGTCGGTATTTTTGCGATAGATCAAGCACCTACCGGTTCAAAAGATCCGTTCAGCTTACGTCGTTCAGCAATTGGTATCTTGCGTATTTTGATTGAAAAGCAGCTACCGATTAATTTAGTGGCCTTAGTTGAGCAAGCGATAAAGAACTACGTCAGCGCTGAAGGCAGCAAAATCAGTAAGATGGGCGATACCTTCACTAAAGTGATGGCGTTCTTAAACTCACGCTATCGCGCGATGTATACTGAGCAAGGTGTCAGTGTCGATACCATTCAGGCAGTACAAGCGATCAATCCGCATATGCCACTTGATTTTGATCAGCGTATTCGTGCGGTGCAAGCGTTTAGTGAGTTGCCACAAGCAGAACAGCTTGCGGACTCTAACAAGCGTGTAGCCAATATTTTAGCCAAATCTGAGGGAGAAGTTGTTGATAGCGTCGATGAGTCGCTGCTGTCTGAACCTGCTGAACAGGCGTTATATAGTGCTGTTCGTCAAGCACAGACTGACGTCACGCCGTTACTTGAAAAAGCCAATTACACCCAAGTATTGCAAACCTTGGTTAGCTTAGATGAGCCATTAACGCAATTCTTTGATAGTGTCATGGTGAATAGTGATGATGCCGCGCTTAAGAATAACCGCTTAGCGTTACTGAAACAGCTACGTGCGTTGTTCCTAACGGTAGCTGATATTAGTGAATTACAGTTGTAA
- the glyQ gene encoding glycine--tRNA ligase subunit alpha, translating to MTFQDLILTLQNYWADKGCVILQPYDMEVGAGTFHTATFLRSLGPERWNAAYVQPSRRPTDGRYGDNPNRLQHYYQFQVVLKPNPPNIQELYLGSLKAIGIDTLVHDVRFVEDNWESPTLGAWGLGWEIWLNGMEVTQFTYFQQVGGIECFPVTGEITYGLERLAMYVQGVDSVYDLVWADGEFGRVTYGDVFHQNEVEQSTYNFEHADVPKMGELFDFYEQQADKLVDAGLPLPAYEMVLKASHAFNLLDARGAISVTERQRFILRVRTLARKVAFGYVEARAKLGFPLADDDHRQAALDKYLPKEDSEIVTDSAVDKGNSVENKTIKTIKNNNDK from the coding sequence ATGACTTTCCAAGATTTAATTCTAACCTTACAAAATTACTGGGCGGATAAAGGCTGTGTGATATTGCAGCCTTACGATATGGAAGTAGGCGCGGGTACTTTTCATACCGCTACTTTCTTGCGTTCTTTAGGTCCTGAGCGCTGGAATGCTGCTTATGTGCAGCCGTCACGCCGTCCAACTGATGGTCGCTATGGTGATAACCCCAACCGCTTACAACATTATTATCAGTTTCAAGTGGTACTCAAGCCCAACCCACCTAATATTCAAGAGCTATATTTAGGCTCACTAAAAGCTATTGGTATTGATACCTTAGTGCATGATGTGCGTTTCGTTGAAGACAACTGGGAGTCGCCAACGCTAGGCGCGTGGGGTCTTGGTTGGGAGATTTGGCTGAATGGTATGGAAGTCACCCAGTTTACCTATTTCCAGCAAGTGGGTGGCATTGAGTGCTTCCCAGTCACGGGTGAGATTACTTACGGTCTTGAGCGTCTAGCCATGTATGTGCAAGGCGTAGACAGCGTTTATGACTTAGTGTGGGCAGATGGCGAATTCGGCCGTGTGACCTATGGCGACGTGTTCCATCAGAACGAAGTAGAGCAGTCCACCTATAATTTTGAACACGCTGATGTACCTAAGATGGGCGAGCTGTTTGATTTCTACGAGCAGCAAGCGGATAAATTGGTTGATGCCGGGCTACCGTTGCCAGCGTATGAGATGGTGTTAAAAGCTTCACATGCCTTTAACTTGTTAGATGCTCGCGGTGCTATTTCGGTTACTGAGCGTCAGCGCTTTATTCTGCGGGTACGTACATTGGCGCGGAAGGTTGCTTTCGGTTACGTTGAGGCGCGGGCAAAACTGGGCTTCCCATTGGCGGATGATGACCATCGCCAAGCGGCTTTGGATAAGTATTTGCCTAAAGAAGATAGTGAAATAGTAACCGATAGCGCTGTTGATAAAGGTAACTCTGTCGAGAACAAAACCATCAAAACCATCAAAAATAACAACGATAAATAG
- a CDS encoding PspC domain-containing protein, translating to MAKLAKLHRSKNNRMIAGVMGGIAEYVGWSPMWVRLLFVAVSVLSAAVPGILIYIILWIIMPKATSQSYQ from the coding sequence TTGGCTAAATTAGCAAAATTACATCGCTCAAAGAATAATCGCATGATAGCAGGTGTGATGGGCGGTATCGCAGAATATGTAGGTTGGTCACCGATGTGGGTGCGACTCTTATTTGTGGCTGTATCTGTATTAAGTGCAGCAGTACCAGGCATTCTTATCTATATTATCTTGTGGATTATTATGCCAAAGGCTACCAGTCAGTCTTACCAGTAA
- a CDS encoding TRAP transporter large permease — protein sequence MSSEIIGAIGLVCMILLVVGRVPVALAMLGVGLVGFGAVTSPSGAVQMLKDIPVDVLAKYDFSAIPLFILMGVFATHSGMATKLFDSTRTIFGGVRGSLGIAGIGSSGIFASISGSSLATASTMARVALPQMEKHGYQPGFACGALAAGGTLGIMIPPSIALLVYAILTQQSVGDMFIAGFLPGILGIVMYSITVMIMVRWKPHLAPRGERTPWKAKIVSLTGLIPFSFIFIVIIAGIFFGLFTPTEGAAVGAFASWGYAVVKGMRMDGLKRSLIETLALSAVVFFMLLGAEALGYFISVSRMSNTLAAWIGGLDVSPMIVLICILIMYFLLGLFMDALAMLVITIPVVYPIILALGFDPVWFGIITVLTVELGLITPPMGMNIFVIKAVAPHIKLADMFRGVAPFIVSDLIRLIVLVSFPAISLVLLS from the coding sequence ATGAGTTCAGAAATTATTGGTGCTATCGGTTTAGTATGCATGATTTTATTAGTCGTCGGCAGGGTACCTGTTGCTTTGGCGATGTTAGGGGTAGGGTTAGTGGGCTTTGGGGCAGTAACCTCACCTAGTGGCGCTGTACAAATGCTAAAAGATATTCCGGTAGATGTCTTAGCAAAGTATGATTTTAGTGCCATTCCTTTGTTTATATTAATGGGGGTTTTTGCTACTCATTCTGGTATGGCGACCAAACTATTCGATTCTACCCGTACTATTTTTGGTGGTGTTAGAGGCAGCCTTGGTATTGCTGGTATTGGCTCATCAGGTATCTTTGCTTCTATTTCAGGATCCTCGTTAGCGACTGCTTCTACTATGGCGCGAGTGGCATTGCCACAAATGGAAAAACATGGTTACCAGCCGGGTTTTGCCTGTGGGGCTTTAGCCGCAGGTGGTACCTTAGGGATCATGATTCCACCGAGTATCGCGCTTCTTGTCTATGCTATCTTGACCCAACAATCAGTTGGCGATATGTTTATTGCTGGGTTTTTACCGGGTATTTTAGGCATAGTCATGTACTCTATTACCGTTATGATCATGGTGCGCTGGAAGCCACATCTGGCGCCGCGCGGCGAGCGAACCCCGTGGAAAGCTAAAATAGTGTCTTTAACAGGGCTGATACCTTTTAGCTTTATTTTTATTGTTATTATTGCTGGTATTTTCTTTGGATTATTCACCCCCACTGAAGGTGCCGCAGTAGGGGCGTTTGCTTCTTGGGGCTATGCTGTTGTTAAAGGTATGAGAATGGATGGCCTAAAGCGCTCATTAATTGAGACCTTAGCATTATCTGCGGTCGTATTCTTTATGCTGTTAGGCGCAGAAGCCCTTGGCTACTTCATTTCTGTATCGCGAATGTCTAATACGCTCGCAGCATGGATTGGTGGTTTGGACGTTAGTCCAATGATCGTTTTAATCTGCATCTTGATCATGTACTTTTTGCTTGGGCTGTTTATGGATGCCTTAGCGATGTTGGTGATTACCATTCCTGTGGTATACCCAATTATTCTAGCATTAGGCTTTGATCCCGTTTGGTTTGGTATTATTACGGTATTAACCGTAGAACTTGGGCTTATTACCCCGCCAATGGGCATGAATATCTTTGTGATTAAAGCGGTGGCACCGCATATTAAGCTTGCCGATATGTTTCGCGGGGTGGCGCCCTTCATTGTCTCTGACTTGATTCGATTGATTGTTTTGGTGTCTTTCCCAGCCATTTCCCTGGTGTTATTAAGTTGA
- a CDS encoding TRAP transporter small permease — MVFLVRVSRFISRLCQFIGGVSLIIIVVATIADVATRYLFKLTGGELGFTIKGGVEIVSYFMLFALLAAFAAFVERSQIIVDVFTQKMPQSIKGYMMGTFMMGFFLIGIVFTWGLYESAVDAVHFGKVTQDLRISMMPIYALSSFLSALLAIRALIESINIFKTGEFFDAEETGA, encoded by the coding sequence ATGGTATTTTTGGTTAGAGTCAGTCGCTTTATTTCAAGGTTATGTCAATTCATTGGTGGTGTCAGCTTAATCATCATTGTTGTCGCCACTATTGCAGATGTTGCCACTCGTTATTTATTCAAGCTCACTGGTGGTGAGCTTGGGTTCACTATTAAAGGGGGCGTGGAGATTGTCTCTTATTTCATGCTTTTTGCGCTACTGGCTGCATTTGCCGCCTTTGTGGAACGTTCCCAGATTATAGTAGACGTTTTTACCCAAAAGATGCCGCAGTCTATTAAAGGCTACATGATGGGTACCTTTATGATGGGGTTTTTCTTAATAGGTATCGTGTTCACATGGGGCCTATATGAGAGTGCAGTCGATGCCGTTCATTTCGGTAAAGTGACTCAAGATCTTAGAATCTCAATGATGCCCATTTATGCCCTAAGTTCGTTCTTAAGTGCCTTGCTCGCTATTCGCGCCCTTATCGAATCCATTAATATTTTCAAAACGGGCGAGTTCTTTGACGCCGAGGAGACAGGCGCATGA
- a CDS encoding TRAP transporter substrate-binding protein, protein MKMSIKLKVGALSLFMALALGMSGCSNQSDSGASATSSQETTTLRFSHFWPATSAMQTDVFEPWAKKLETESNGRLKVEIYPSATLSEPENTYDATAKGIVDIGAQVQGYDAGRFPLTQIAELPGLSSSASQMSCMLQKLYDDGDISSEYEDTHLLFMMGAGPGAFHTVDKVIRTPEDMKGMRIRRPSAIAGDIIEATGASPVGLPATDIYTSLQRGVIDGLSFAWSPTGDFRITELTNAHTNIPFYSSALLVTMNKDKYESLSDDLKKIIDDNSGKVMADIAGQMFDREDARVMEQARAKGDTIIEIPDPLNDPDWKGPLEKGIQKYLTDVKALGLDADAVYEKAKVASAACKV, encoded by the coding sequence ATAAAAATGTCTATCAAACTCAAAGTTGGTGCTTTGTCTTTATTCATGGCACTAGCACTAGGAATGTCAGGTTGCTCTAACCAATCAGATAGTGGCGCTTCTGCTACTTCCTCTCAAGAAACAACTACTCTACGGTTTTCACACTTTTGGCCTGCAACTTCTGCAATGCAAACTGACGTGTTTGAACCTTGGGCTAAAAAGCTCGAAACAGAATCAAATGGAAGATTGAAAGTTGAAATCTATCCTTCAGCAACTCTAAGTGAACCCGAGAATACTTATGATGCTACCGCTAAAGGAATTGTTGATATTGGAGCACAGGTTCAGGGTTATGATGCTGGGCGCTTCCCATTAACCCAAATTGCCGAGTTGCCAGGCTTATCAAGTTCAGCCAGTCAGATGAGTTGTATGTTACAAAAACTTTATGATGATGGCGATATTTCTAGCGAATATGAAGATACTCACCTACTATTTATGATGGGTGCAGGCCCTGGAGCATTCCATACAGTAGATAAAGTTATTCGTACCCCAGAAGATATGAAAGGTATGCGTATTCGTAGGCCTTCAGCAATTGCGGGTGATATTATCGAAGCTACTGGCGCCTCTCCTGTAGGATTACCTGCTACTGATATTTATACTTCATTACAACGTGGTGTTATTGATGGATTGAGCTTTGCTTGGAGTCCTACTGGTGATTTTAGAATTACGGAATTAACTAACGCACATACTAATATACCTTTCTACAGTTCAGCTTTATTGGTAACGATGAATAAAGATAAATACGAAAGCTTATCTGATGATTTGAAAAAAATAATTGATGATAATTCAGGTAAAGTAATGGCAGACATCGCAGGACAAATGTTTGACAGAGAAGATGCTAGAGTTATGGAACAGGCCCGTGCAAAAGGAGATACTATCATCGAGATTCCTGATCCTCTCAATGACCCAGACTGGAAAGGACCTCTTGAAAAAGGAATCCAAAAATACCTTACTGATGTCAAGGCTCTAGGTTTAGATGCAGATGCCGTTTACGAAAAAGCCAAAGTGGCTAGTGCTGCCTGCAAGGTTTAA